In Tautonia rosea, the genomic window CTCAACCGACGCCGCCGATCGCGAACAACTCCTTTCCGAACTCCAAAGCGGTTCGACCGACGACGCAGAGAACGTCCCCGAACCCGCCGACCTGGAACGGATCTCACGGATCATCCGGCATCTGCCCCCTCCGTTTGCCAGTGACGAGGTCCCCGCCGGAGGTGTTCCCCTGATCCGCCGTGTCATCGACGACGTCAACCCAACCCCAACCGAATACGCCATCCTTCTCCCCCCCGAGTATCACCCCCTTCGCTCGTATCCGGCCCTCGTTGCTTTGCACGATGGTCGAGGAGCGCGATCGGCACTCGACTGGTGGGGGCCCGAGGCCGCCCGGAACGGCTTCATCGTCATCGCCCCGGAATACATGGCCCCGGCTGAGTCACCCGACTACCGCTACTCCACCGATGAGCACGCCGCCGTCCTTCTCTCGCTTCGAGACGCACGCAAGCGTTTTTCGATCGATCCCGATCGCATCTTCCTCGGCGGCTCGATGCTCGGCGGCAATGCCGCCTGGGACATTGGCCTGGCCCATCCCGACGTCTTTGCCGGGGTCGCCACCCTGTCGGGAATTCCCGCCAAGCACGTCGCCAAAACCCGAGCCCACGGCGCCTATGTTCCCATGCTCATCGTCATCGGTGATCTGGCGACCGCCTCGACCGAGAGCCTCGTCTTCGACCTGGCCAAGTCCATGATCAGTAAAACATGGGATGTCACCTATGTGGAATACCTCAAGCGCGGCCTCGAACCCCTGCCTGAGGAACTCCCCGCGGTCTTTGACTGGATGAAACATCGGACCCGAGAAACCCACCGCAAGGACTTTGAGGTCGTCGCCTCCCGATCGAGCGACGACCGCTACTATGGCCTTGTGATCCGAGACTTCCTTCCTGGCCGCACCCCGGCCCCGGAAGCGGTCGATCCCCTTGGCTCAAAGCTCGACCCGGCCACCATCACTTGCAAAACCAGTACGCTCAGCAACCTGATGGCTCTGACCGTCAGCGGCATCAATGCCATCGACATCTGGCTCGCTCCCGAGTACTTCGATTTCAACGAGCGCATTCAGATCCGCATCAACGGCAAACGCCTTTTCCACGATCGCGTGAAGCCCGACCTCCGCGCCTTGCTCGAAGACGTTCGGATTCGGGGCGACCGCACCCAACTTTACTGGGCGAAACTCCCCCTCGGCGGGAAACGCCCCGGGTAATGGCTCCTTCGTCACCGCTTGGTGACGAGAATCCGCGCAAGGCACTCCTGACACTCCTTTCGGAATTCGGTCCCTCCCCGGCCCTGCCAGCCTCCAGGCTGATCCTCCATCCGTTCCGATCCATTGCTCCCTCCCTGGCAGGGGACTTCGCGATCGGTACAATGGGTGCCATCGGCTCTCAATCCCGCCACGATTTCGTCCCGGATGATCCGGAGCAATCCATGCCCTCGGCCAATGAACTGTACGATAAGGCTGTCGATTTACGAGACGCTGGAGATAAGGAAGCCGCCATCGCGACGCTGAAGGAAGCGGTCGAGGCGGAACCCGACCATACCCTATCCCATGGACTTCTCGCCCGTCTTTGCGTTGATCTTGGCCAGTTCGACGACGCGATCAAGCACGCCCAACGGGTCGTTGAACTCGAACCCGAAGACACCTTCAGCTACACCGCAATGTCGGTCATCTACCAGCGATGCGGCCGCATCCCCGAGGCTGAGGAGGCGATGGCCAAGGCCCGAATGAAACAGATGGGGCTCGATTGACCCCCGACCTGCTGAGGTGCTCGCATCTCACCGCACGGAATGACCGGGCCAAACCGAGACGTGTCGTCCCCATCCATCTGATCGCTCCACCTCATTCGTTCTCGCACCCCGGAGCCCCACCGATGATCGCGCCGCTTGTGGTGTTGCTGGCCTCGCTCCCCGTGCCGATCTCCCCTCTTTCGGGAGCCGATCCCACCTGGATCGAGACCAATCTTGACGGTCTGATCGACCTCTACCAGCATCTCCACCAGCACCCCGAGCTCTCCAACTTCGAGGAACAAACCGCGGCTCGAATCGCCCGAGAGCTCCACGAGGTGGGCGTTGATGA contains:
- a CDS encoding carboxylesterase family protein, with protein sequence MMIGIRHRHRRFLDLAILCSSMAALGWWTMAEEARADQVVLKNGGMIRGIVERDNAIVTVYDGLKRTVIRQTKIEQVSPEPPTARQELERFSLVQPIEVHGGEMPSHALRIRTAPWDEFGQRLFEYSRYSGRSLRAERMKQAINEIGPDIVKFRGIDGFWLGQLATNEVPRDVILGLLDRVDPTNKNERLRVARFLIQAQWYDEALAELDRLESSFPELSSTIANVRLTVRDLQTQRALDEADRLVNVGQPRAAEALLTAFNSEGASITLQDKVVQKLKELQTTREAHRAFASELRSLLDNAPESIRLDLRAETFEILQALADVPDAVAPRLAPGRNRNEADGSPIPSEVRLSRALSSWVVGTEHAIDDPAAVRELWETRNRIVSYLSSTDAADREQLLSELQSGSTDDAENVPEPADLERISRIIRHLPPPFASDEVPAGGVPLIRRVIDDVNPTPTEYAILLPPEYHPLRSYPALVALHDGRGARSALDWWGPEAARNGFIVIAPEYMAPAESPDYRYSTDEHAAVLLSLRDARKRFSIDPDRIFLGGSMLGGNAAWDIGLAHPDVFAGVATLSGIPAKHVAKTRAHGAYVPMLIVIGDLATASTESLVFDLAKSMISKTWDVTYVEYLKRGLEPLPEELPAVFDWMKHRTRETHRKDFEVVASRSSDDRYYGLVIRDFLPGRTPAPEAVDPLGSKLDPATITCKTSTLSNLMALTVSGINAIDIWLAPEYFDFNERIQIRINGKRLFHDRVKPDLRALLEDVRIRGDRTQLYWAKLPLGGKRPG
- a CDS encoding tetratricopeptide repeat protein, whose product is MPSANELYDKAVDLRDAGDKEAAIATLKEAVEAEPDHTLSHGLLARLCVDLGQFDDAIKHAQRVVELEPEDTFSYTAMSVIYQRCGRIPEAEEAMAKARMKQMGLD